A single window of Candidatus Stygibacter australis DNA harbors:
- a CDS encoding zinc dependent phospholipase C family protein yields MAGVITHLIAGSNFLKKQKLVAKEYHGCFLLGSCYPDAGYFPGEKSIISDLAHYLMAARIARYLFQETSSESWKAFALGWLFHLQTDLAIHPMVNKLAAQYHYGAEYNDQIYTYEQSPLIHALIENELDCKLLRVSSIDQLCFTTPVMTGLNPISKAFEDFYSLKLDDNYLNKMIIKLPGKLKFIYRSLTKLENMKALKQFTIWILQILRKLLGESKYILIKNFIAPDQIDDEKFSEYQQAIAELIDKISHHDLPQWFSEDYNFDTGNISKLGEYKIADRLFTELDGNENKSLIWDKFKVQFCKKDGGK; encoded by the coding sequence TTGGCAGGAGTTATTACTCACCTGATAGCCGGAAGTAATTTTCTGAAAAAGCAAAAACTGGTTGCAAAAGAATACCATGGCTGTTTTTTACTGGGAAGCTGCTATCCAGATGCTGGATATTTTCCTGGAGAAAAAAGTATAATAAGTGATCTGGCTCATTATTTAATGGCTGCCAGAATTGCTCGTTATTTATTTCAGGAAACCAGCTCTGAAAGCTGGAAAGCATTTGCCTTAGGCTGGCTGTTCCATCTTCAAACAGACCTTGCTATCCATCCAATGGTAAATAAATTAGCTGCTCAATATCACTATGGCGCAGAATACAATGACCAAATATATACCTATGAACAAAGCCCACTAATTCATGCTTTAATTGAAAATGAGCTTGATTGTAAATTACTTAGAGTGAGCAGTATTGACCAGCTATGCTTTACTACTCCTGTAATGACAGGGCTAAATCCAATTTCTAAAGCATTTGAAGATTTCTATTCCCTAAAATTGGACGATAATTATCTAAATAAGATGATTATTAAGCTACCGGGGAAATTGAAATTTATCTATAGAAGTTTGACCAAACTTGAAAACATGAAAGCGTTAAAGCAATTTACGATTTGGATTCTGCAGATTCTAAGAAAATTATTGGGTGAGTCTAAATATATATTGATCAAGAATTTTATAGCACCTGATCAGATAGATGATGAAAAGTTCTCAGAGTATCAACAGGCAATTGCAGAATTGATTGATAAAATCAGTCACCATGATTTACCCCAATGGTTTTCTGAGGATTACAATTTTGATACGGGCAATATTTCTAAGCTCGGGGAGTATAAAATAGCAGATAGGTTATTTACTGAACTTGATGGTAATGAGAATAAATCTTTGATCTGGGATAAATTCAAAGTGCAATTTTGCAAAAAGGACGGGGGAAAATGA
- a CDS encoding AAA family ATPase, protein MKITFLIIFILTTLFLYSDIGESIHHADTYYWLGIGEHGDMEAFSKALDYLKNAGSRLEKAGLDIENEEFFSQKIKNLREDILNQQDMAHDTFFGVFPLTRLLGNSIFSDPGAYGSFEIIDDPDVIAVTNGAEKVVETLNSSLKYSPQYGVVINSDPPNIALENEVRYIFNLDSRFFVHTSQEIASALTLDELAKFKANEIDTDLITHLSEKMNNPYLAKVTIRQVDIVEGIYFFILESDMYWDNEGTPKFKMAEMSFCRDRREAFWPVWATNIVLFLLSLLIFLVFYKTNIGSKLHDLIMPVTAFLWGRFLPWLLNPLLLSIRPVPENLVKLSFWWLIVYGIVLICGTMLTWYLISKRIRFLHKALALDGWTDIALISVGLGLAAYFGEIILIYNTSLILLVVYETLIVVIVGYILGSVLDCTKKSANWFMVLVLLISGSFGLLLAMMNNEAMFGLVIFALATILIVHLRLNKSTVNKDICELEPKTSNFVQMAVKPKYQKFTSFTDSFDRVSRFLSGSMSRLSLVGPSGRGKTATAGALINELNNSMTEDVIVLKGECPNQEAHLNLYAPLQQALGKVSGVNFSSVNRDDSNIDSIFNSLMDTVIPFSSILMPSSEGSSGLQSREQLNNLIYNSLVKICKKSKVILFLDDIQWIDDATKDFLTFLIERLDDDDQLPFLLLLTSRSETITADIGLKSEDIVILNPLQDNEKELILSDGLGFEPNLSRQLFASFGKISNQKGELFFLLSALNELSREGAFIKGKSGYTLSANYKSVDQLPIPGSFSDSVLEQIHRIPEHKMIVECAACVGLEFEVEILANSLGMNRLELLCSLNTIEEKTDLLYDVGEFDDIYAFRSSAVLEVIRKNYKIYNYGPLNPQIPQIIRECHARLATVLKNKKGSSVFDIANHFYAAGQLHADKAIEYCIKGAHSAAGLFQHENARKYLAMAKECAEISGRIRELEGAFLKLEISESFVINKRQEEIANKAMKFMETHISIDDNFKLLISKCLYNAGVASKKNQKYYAKAVAIASQIVNTTQDEFLKTESNQILAISLPPNRREEIISILKSAYSSIQKMDSSMRIKELLSRIENSLAEKLTYGNPDEKAQAEELFLHSIQVKEELMDKPGLARSWGGLGRLYLENNEILEAKDCFEKDLLLCSQIGDKGGEVKMYSFIAECNYREKEYLEARNYYIKSYQLAEEIKNVIDQLFAARGLLIVGLKSQTLDNYNVYAEFLIENLTDAKSIWPGFFDEIIELMEKSDNLPQWLSNLKF, encoded by the coding sequence ATGAAGATTACTTTTTTAATAATATTTATTTTAACTACTTTATTTCTTTATAGTGACATTGGTGAAAGCATTCATCATGCTGACACTTATTACTGGCTGGGAATTGGTGAGCATGGAGATATGGAAGCATTTAGCAAAGCTCTTGATTATCTTAAGAATGCAGGATCCCGTCTGGAAAAAGCCGGTTTGGATATAGAAAATGAGGAATTCTTTTCTCAAAAAATTAAGAATCTGCGGGAAGACATCCTTAATCAGCAAGATATGGCTCATGATACTTTCTTTGGCGTTTTTCCACTGACAAGATTATTGGGAAATTCAATCTTCAGTGACCCCGGGGCTTATGGTAGTTTTGAAATTATTGATGATCCTGATGTGATCGCTGTAACGAATGGAGCAGAAAAAGTAGTAGAAACCCTTAACAGCAGTTTGAAATACTCACCTCAATACGGGGTTGTGATAAATAGTGATCCTCCTAACATCGCTCTGGAAAACGAAGTTCGCTACATTTTTAACTTAGACTCTAGATTTTTTGTGCACACATCCCAGGAAATAGCTTCCGCTTTAACACTGGATGAATTAGCAAAATTTAAGGCAAATGAAATTGATACAGACCTCATCACTCACTTGAGTGAGAAGATGAATAATCCCTATCTGGCTAAAGTAACGATCCGCCAGGTGGACATCGTTGAAGGCATTTATTTCTTTATTCTGGAGTCAGATATGTATTGGGATAATGAAGGAACCCCCAAATTCAAAATGGCAGAAATGAGCTTCTGTCGTGATCGTCGTGAGGCATTTTGGCCAGTCTGGGCTACAAATATTGTCTTATTTCTTCTGTCTCTGCTGATTTTCCTTGTTTTTTATAAAACTAATATTGGCAGTAAATTACATGATTTGATCATGCCTGTAACCGCTTTCTTATGGGGCAGATTTCTTCCCTGGCTCTTAAATCCATTGCTGCTTAGTATTCGACCAGTACCTGAGAATCTGGTTAAGTTATCTTTCTGGTGGCTTATTGTTTATGGAATTGTGTTGATTTGTGGTACAATGCTCACCTGGTATCTCATCAGTAAACGCATTAGATTTTTGCATAAAGCATTGGCTCTGGACGGTTGGACAGATATTGCCCTTATCAGTGTGGGATTAGGACTTGCTGCATATTTTGGTGAGATAATTTTGATTTATAATACATCACTGATTTTATTAGTAGTTTACGAAACCTTGATCGTAGTTATTGTCGGATACATTCTTGGTTCAGTGTTAGATTGCACAAAGAAATCAGCTAACTGGTTTATGGTTTTAGTACTCCTGATCTCTGGTTCTTTTGGGTTGCTTTTGGCAATGATGAACAATGAGGCAATGTTTGGACTTGTGATTTTTGCCCTTGCAACCATCCTTATCGTACATCTTAGATTGAATAAAAGCACTGTTAACAAGGATATATGTGAATTAGAACCAAAAACCTCTAACTTTGTGCAAATGGCAGTTAAACCAAAATATCAAAAATTTACTTCTTTCACCGATAGCTTTGATCGTGTATCAAGATTTCTCTCTGGCTCGATGAGTCGCTTATCGCTCGTGGGACCTAGTGGCAGAGGAAAAACTGCTACAGCAGGTGCCCTCATAAATGAATTAAATAACAGTATGACCGAGGATGTAATTGTATTAAAAGGTGAATGTCCTAACCAGGAAGCACATCTCAATCTTTATGCACCTCTTCAGCAGGCATTAGGAAAAGTTTCCGGTGTTAATTTCAGCTCAGTAAATCGAGATGATTCCAATATTGATTCTATCTTTAATAGTCTGATGGACACAGTGATCCCTTTTTCTTCTATATTGATGCCATCTAGTGAAGGCAGTAGTGGATTGCAATCCCGAGAACAATTGAATAATCTTATTTATAATTCTTTAGTGAAAATATGTAAAAAATCAAAGGTTATACTGTTTTTAGATGATATTCAATGGATTGATGATGCTACAAAAGATTTTTTGACCTTTTTGATTGAGAGATTGGATGATGATGATCAGTTGCCATTTTTATTATTACTAACATCAAGGTCAGAGACAATAACGGCAGATATTGGTTTGAAGTCAGAAGATATTGTTATCTTAAATCCACTGCAGGATAATGAAAAAGAATTGATTTTGAGTGATGGATTAGGATTTGAACCTAATCTTAGCCGTCAGCTTTTTGCGAGCTTTGGAAAAATATCCAACCAAAAAGGGGAATTGTTTTTCCTGTTATCTGCCCTGAATGAGTTATCCCGCGAGGGAGCATTCATTAAAGGTAAATCGGGATATACATTGAGTGCAAACTATAAATCTGTTGATCAATTGCCGATACCTGGATCTTTTTCAGATTCTGTTTTAGAACAAATACATCGTATTCCTGAACACAAAATGATCGTGGAGTGTGCTGCCTGTGTTGGTTTAGAGTTTGAAGTAGAAATTCTTGCTAATAGCCTTGGAATGAACCGGTTGGAACTACTCTGCTCTCTCAACACAATTGAGGAAAAAACTGATCTATTATACGATGTAGGTGAATTTGATGATATATATGCTTTCCGTTCTTCAGCGGTGTTGGAAGTAATCCGAAAAAATTACAAAATATATAATTATGGACCCTTAAATCCCCAAATTCCCCAGATTATTAGAGAATGTCATGCTCGATTAGCAACTGTGTTGAAAAACAAGAAAGGAAGTTCAGTATTTGATATTGCCAATCATTTCTATGCTGCAGGACAATTACATGCAGATAAAGCAATTGAATATTGCATAAAAGGTGCTCACTCAGCTGCCGGGTTATTCCAGCATGAAAATGCTCGTAAATACCTGGCAATGGCAAAAGAATGTGCAGAGATATCTGGAAGAATTCGTGAACTGGAAGGTGCATTCCTGAAATTGGAGATATCCGAATCATTTGTTATTAACAAGCGACAAGAAGAGATTGCGAATAAAGCAATGAAATTTATGGAAACACATATTTCAATTGATGACAATTTTAAATTACTGATCAGTAAATGCCTTTATAACGCTGGAGTAGCCAGTAAGAAAAATCAAAAATACTATGCCAAAGCTGTTGCTATTGCTTCGCAAATTGTAAATACTACACAAGATGAATTTCTGAAAACAGAAAGTAATCAGATTTTAGCAATCAGCCTGCCTCCAAACCGCAGAGAGGAAATAATTAGCATACTTAAAAGCGCTTACTCATCGATTCAAAAAATGGATTCTTCTATGCGAATAAAAGAATTGCTTTCCAGAATTGAAAATTCTCTGGCTGAAAAATTGACCTATGGAAACCCTGATGAAAAAGCTCAGGCTGAAGAGCTGTTCCTGCACAGCATTCAAGTGAAGGAAGAACTGATGGATAAACCTGGATTAGCAAGGTCATGGGGCGGTTTAGGACGTTTATACCTGGAAAACAATGAAATACTTGAGGCAAAAGATTGCTTTGAAAAAGACCTTCTACTTTGTAGTCAAATTGGTGACAAAGGTGGTGAAGTGAAAATGTATAGCTTCATTGCTGAATGCAATTACCGCGAAAAAGAGTATCTTGAAGCCAGGAATTACTATATCAAATCCTATCAATTAGCAGAAGAAATTAAAAATGTTATTGATCAGCTATTTGCTGCCCGTGGATTACTGATCGTCGGATTAAAATCCCAAACTTTAGACAATTATAACGTGTATGCTGAATTTCTGATAGAAAATCTTACAGATGCAAAATCAATCTGGCCAGGTTTCTTTGATGAAATAATAGAACTGATGGAAAAAAGCGATAACTTGCCTCAATGGTTATCTAACTTGAAATTTTGA
- a CDS encoding phosphatase PAP2 family protein codes for MKKKYIINIIKVIVTAGFWLVWFWIYAWLNARGFQAGIHWKSPDIYIPVMVYPYVFGMLILVILPFACNFKSKKFYPLLLLYISVSIMMFAIYYFYPVYMLRREYTGTLFADVMMRGIVGMDDAANCFPSNHCALATLGYIGTQISNAPRWLKGGTLLLTLLVCLSTVLVGQHYWIDIPTGIGLSVLIYFISKNFLKLERQ; via the coding sequence TTGAAAAAGAAGTATATTATAAATATAATAAAAGTTATTGTAACTGCGGGATTTTGGCTGGTCTGGTTCTGGATTTATGCCTGGCTAAACGCCAGAGGTTTTCAGGCGGGTATTCACTGGAAATCACCTGATATATATATACCCGTTATGGTTTATCCCTATGTTTTTGGGATGCTGATACTGGTTATTTTACCTTTTGCCTGCAACTTTAAATCAAAGAAGTTTTATCCTTTGCTTTTGCTTTATATTTCTGTGAGCATTATGATGTTTGCAATTTATTATTTCTATCCAGTTTATATGTTGCGTCGTGAATATACCGGTACACTTTTTGCAGATGTTATGATGCGCGGGATAGTGGGGATGGATGATGCTGCAAATTGCTTTCCCTCCAATCATTGTGCTCTGGCAACCCTGGGCTATATTGGAACTCAGATAAGTAATGCGCCCCGCTGGCTAAAAGGTGGAACTTTGCTATTGACTCTGCTGGTTTGCCTCAGTACGGTTTTGGTTGGGCAGCACTACTGGATTGACATTCCAACAGGAATTGGTCTTTCAGTATTAATTTATTTTATAAGCAAGAACTTCTTGAAGTTAGAGAGACAATAA